Genomic DNA from Rhodoferax mekongensis:
TTTTGTAGTGCAGGGTTGATTCCATGTGTGGCGATGTAGCCAAGCATGATGGTGTACCCGTCCGGTGCAGCCTTGGCGACATATTCAGATGCGATGGCCCCGCCCGCACCGGCTCTGTTTTCCACAATCACCGGTTGGCCTAGCTTGGCACTGAGGCCCTGGCCGATGATGCGGGCGATGGCATCATTGGCGCCGCCTGCCGCTGTCGGGACCACGATGGTGATGGCTTTATCAGGCCATGCTTGGGCAAGTGCCTGGGCAAGCGGTGTCAACAGTGCGCCGAGGGCGACTGTCGCGGTGAGCAAATTTTTCATGGGCATAGCCTTGTCTCCAGATCGTTATGGAGCAGATGTTGCGCTTCGCCAGTCGTTTTGTGAATTGCAACTTTTGCTAGTATTGGTGCATGGCGCGCATCAATTTCGACTTGCAGCAACTTCAGGCTTTTGTGGCCGTCGCGGAACGGGGCAGCTTTCGCGCTGCGGCGGACGAGATTCACCTGTCGTCTCCAGCGCTGAGCCGCCGCATCGAGAGGCTGGAGTCCATTCTGGGCGCCAAACTGTTCAACCGCACCACCCGCGATGTGAAGTTGACGCCGCTGGGACGCACTTTTCTGGAGCGCGCCCGTGCTGCACTGGACGATCTGGAAGCCGCCATGCTCGGCATCTCTGACATCGCCGGAAGCCGAATCGGGCGTGTGACTGTGGCCTGCGTGCCCTCAGCAGCGCTGCATTTCCTGCCTTCGGTGGTGAGCTCCTTCAGCGACAAGTTTCCGAAGATCCGCATCCGCTTGATGGATGAGGCGGCCGGCCAAGTCGTGGCCAGTGTGTTGGCGGGCGAGTGCGATTTCGGCATCGCCTTCATGGGCAACCAGGTGCCGGGGGTGGACTTTCTGCCCATTCATGATGATGAGTTTGTCTTGGCCATGCCCCGCGGGCATGCCATGGCCAAGCGCCGCTCTGTCGCGTGGGCTGACTTGACCGATGAAAAGTTGATTGCAGTTGCGCGCAGCAGCGGCAACCGCCAGTTACTGGACGACGCATTGGCCCGCGCCGGCTGCAACCCCTCCTACCGCTTTGAAGTCAGCCACATTGCCACGCTGCTGGGCATGGTGGAGGCAGGTTTGGGCATGGCAGCTGTGCCACGGCTGGCTTTGCCCGCAAACCACCCCACGCTGGTGGGGGTGTCTTTGCGACAGCCCGCGGTCTCGCGACAACTGGGCCTCACCACTTTGCATGGCGCCACCCTGAGTGCGCCATCACAGGTGTTTTACGAGCACCTGCGCACGGCGCTCCAGGCCAAAAAGAAGCTCAAGGCGCGAGCGTAGTTGGCACCGCCACATCCAGCATGCCGGGGTAGTCGCGGCTGAAGTGCAAACCGCGGCTCTCGTGGCGGGCTTGGGCGCTCTTCACAATCAGGTCGGCCACTTGCACCAGGTTGCGCAGTTCCAGCAGGTCGCGGGTGACATGGAAGTGGGCATAAAACTCGGCAATCTCGCCTTGCAGCAGCGCGATGCGGTGTGCCGCGCGCTCCAGCCGTTTGTTGGTGCGCACGATGCCGACGTAGTCCCACATGAAGCGGCGCAGCTCGTCCCAGTTGTGGGAGATGACCACGCTTTCGTCCGCATCGGTCACGCGGCTGTCGTCCCAGGCGGGCAAGAGGCGTGGTGCCTCAGAGCTGCCATTGGCGAGTTCACTTGCTATCAAAGCAGTAGCTGCTCGCGCAAACACCATGCACTCCACCAGCGAATTCGATGCCAGGCGGTTTGCGCCGTGCAAGCCCGTGCAGGCGGTCTCGCCCACGGCATACAGGCCTTGCACATCGGTCCGGGCATCCAGGTCGGTGACCACGCCGCCGCAGGTGTAGTGGGCCGCTGGCACCACGGGGATGGGTTGCTTGGACATGTCGATCCCCAGCTCCAGGCAGCGGGCGTAGATGTTGGGGAAATGCTCTTGGATAAAGCTCAGCGGCTGGTGTGAGATGTCGAGGTAAACGCAGTCGAAGCCGCCTTTCTTCATCTCGAAGTCGATGGCGCGGGCCACCACGTCGCGCGGCGCCAGCTCGGCGCGCGGGTCGTGCTTAGGCATAAAGCGTTCGCCGGTGGGCAGCAGAAGGCGGCCGCCCTCGCCACGCACCGCTTCGGTGATCAAAAAGCTCTTGGCGTGCGGGTGAAACAAGCAGGTGGGGTGGAACTGGATGAATTCCATGTTCTGCACCTGGCAGCCTGCCCGCCAGGCGGCGGCAATGCCGTCGCCAGTGGCGGTGTCGGGGTTGGTGGTGTAGAGGTAAACCTTGCCCGCGCCGCCTGTGGCCAGGATGGTGTGGGGCGCCTGGAAGGTGAGCACTTCGTCGGTGTCGTCATCCAGCGCGTACAGGCCTACGCAGCGGTTGGGGCCAGCCTGGCCCAGCTTGGTGGTGGTGATCAGGTCCACCAGCGTGTGGTGCTCAAACAGCGTCACATTGGCGCTGGCTTTCACCTTCTCGATCAGGGTTTGCTGCACCGCGGCACCGGTGGCATCTGTCACGTGGACGATGCGCCGTGCGCTGTGACCGCCTTCGCGCGTGAGGTGCAGTTGGCCCGCGTGGCCCGCTTCTTCCGAAAACGGCACGCCCAGCTTTTGCAACCAAGCAATCGATTGGGGCGCGTTCTCCACCACGAACTGCGTGGCTTTGAGGTCGCACAGGCCGGCACCGGCAATCAGCGTGTCGTCCACGTGGGCGGCAAAACTGTCGTCCTTGTCCCACACGGCGGCAATGCCGCCTTGGGCCCAGCCGCTGCTGCCTTCGCGCACCGCACGTTTGGTGAGGATAGCCACACGGTGTTGCTGTGAGAGCAACAGCGCCGCACTCAGGCCGGCGAGGCCGCTGCCAACGATGAGCACATCAAAGTGCAGGGGTGCGCTTGTTTTTGTCGTGGATGTCATTTAATAGGGTCGGGAAAAATCAGGGTGTGGCGGGCATCGGGCAGCTTGTGCATCATGCACGGCGAGCTCCAGCGCCTGCGCCAACGTGGGGTTGAGGTTGGCTGGGCCCAGGGCCTCGGTAACCCCGCAGCGCAGCAGGATGTCTTGTGGCTGGAAGGCCAGCCCGCATGCAATCAGGCGCACACCCCGCTTGTGGCAGGTGTGCACCAAGTCCAGCACAGTGTCCGCACCGGATGAGTCTATGTAGAGCACGTTTTTGAAGTCCAGCACCAGAACCCGGGTGGGCAGGTGGTCTTCGAGGTTTTCAATCAGCTTGACCGCGCCGAAGAAGATGGCGCCATGCAATCGATGGGCTGCGACATCGCGTTCAAGGCCCACCAGCGGCGGGTAGTCCTGCGCGCTGAGTTGCTCGCAACGCGAGAGGCTGGAAATGCGGTAGATGAAGGTGAGGCAGGCGGCGACCAGCCCTACTTCTACGGCGACTGTCAGGTCAAACACTACCGTCAGGAAAAACACGGCCAGCAGGGTCGCGCGGTAAGGGAGGCGGTATTGCCGCAGGTGCACAAACTCACGCCATTCGCCCATGTTCCAGGCTACAAACATGAGGATGGCGGCCATGGCAGCGAGCGGAATGTTTTTGGCCAAGGGCGCTGCCACGAGCACCACCAGCATCAGGGTGAGGGCGTGCACCATGCCAGCCACCGGGCTGCTGGCACCACTCTTGATGTTGGTGACCGTACGGGCAATGGTGCCAGTGGCCGGCATGCCCCCGAAGAAGGGAGTGACCAGGTTGGCAATGCCCTGGGCCATCAGCTCCTGGTTGGGGTCGTGCCGGTCGCCGATCATGCCGTCGGCCACCCGGGCACAGAGCAGGGATTCAATGGCGCCCAGCATGGCCAGCGTGGTGGCAGGAATGAACAGAAAGCGCACGGTCTCCCAGCTGAAATCGGGCAAGGCAAAGCCGGGCAATGCAGAGGGCACGCCGCCGAAGCGGCTGCCGATGGTTTCCACGGGCAATCCCGCCAGACCCACTACGAGAGTAGCTCCAATCAGTGCGACCACTGCGCCAGGCACCAGCGCCAACTTGGCAGCCCACGCATTGGCTTTGGCCAGGCGGGTGAGACCGAACTGCCATGCCACGATGACCGCCAGACTGGCCAATGCGAGTGCCGTCGCCTGCAGGTTGATGGTGGAGAGCGAAGCACTCAGCGTGTGCAGGATGCCGAAGAAGCTGCCCGGCATGGGTCCGGTGTTCAGACCCAGAAAGTCTTTGACCTGCGAGAGCGCAATCAGCACTGCAATGCCATTGGTAAAGCCGATGACCACCGCAATCGGGATAAAGCGCACCAGCGTGCCCAGCCGGAAGAAACCGAAGGCGAACAGCATCACGCCAGACATGGCGGTTGCAATGACCAGATTGGCATAGCCATAGCGCTCGACGATCCCGTACACGATGACGATGAATGCACCGGCCGGCCCGCCGATTTGCACCCGGCTGCCACCCAGCGCAGAGATCAAAAAGCCGGCAATGATGGCAGTGAACAAACCTGCCTCGGGCTTGAGCCCGCTGGCGATGGCAAAGGCCATGGCCAAGGGCAGCGCCACTACACCCACCGTGAGGCCCGCGCCAATGTCCCCTGCCAGGCGCTGCCGGTTGTAGCCCTGCAGGGCATCCATCAGGCGCGGGTGGAAAAAGCGGGGTGCAGCCATGGCGGGGTCAGGCGGCAGGGTAAGCGGAAGGGTGCAGGTCCTTCCACAAGGGTTTGATTACCAGTGCCAAAAGCGCCAAGGCCAAGGGCAGGGTGGCGATGTAGCCCACATGCTTGAAGCCCAGTGCCCCGGCCAGCGCCCCCAGTGCAAAGGCGCCAATCAGCTTGCCCTGCAGGCGCAGCTTGTCGCGGTTGGCGCGCACGGGGTGTTCAGAAGGAGCGGGGTTGATGTAGAGCAGCTTGCCCAGTTCAATGCCCATATCGGTGACCAAACCGGTGATGTGGGTGGTGCGAATCTCTGCGCGCGAGATTTTGGTGATGACCGCGTTCTGCAGGCCCATGATGAAGCAGAGCAGCACCACCGTGAGCGGCACAAACAGGTGGGCGGCGACGGCAATGGCACCACCAAACAAGCCGAACACCAACAGCAAAGCTGCCTCCAGCAAAAGTGGCAGGCCATACGCGCTGTGCAAGTGGTGGCGCATGCCCCAGTTCACCAACAGGGCAGTGCACATGGCGCCGGTCACAAAGGCCAGCAGCATGGCCAAGCCGACCAGTGCAGTGCCGGTGTGGCCCAGCACCAAAGCGTCCGCTATGCCCGACACCACGCCGGTCATGTGGGAGGTGTACTGGTTGACCGCCAAAAAACCACCTGCATTGGCAGCCCCAGCCACGGCGGCGAGGGTCACGCCCAAGCGCGTGTTGGCTTGCGGGGTACGTTGCACATCGGTCCAACCACGGATCAGGGGGATCATGCTGTGGGACCGGTGTGTGCTGTGCCTGATGGATAAAGCGACTGTGCTTTAGTGGATGCGCATGCCGGGCTGGGCGCCGGGCCAGGGGTTGAGGATGTAGATGCCGGGGTTGGCGCCCTCATCTGCATGGCTGGCCGCCATGACCATGCCTTCGGACATGCCGAACTTCATCTTGCGCGGCGCCAGATTGGCCACCAGCACGGTGAGCTGGCCCACCAGCTCTTCGGGCTGGTACATGCTGGCGATGCCGCTGAATACATTGCGCGTGGTGGGTTGGCCCTCGGCGTTTTTTTCACCCACATCAAGGGTCAGGCGGAGCAGCTTGGTGGAGCCTTCCACAGCTTCGCAGTTCACGATCTTTGCAATGCGCAGGTCGATTTTGGCGAAGTCGTCAATGCTGATGGTGGGCGCCAAGGCCTCGCCGCCAGGGGCGTTGGGATCAGCCGGCACAGCCGCAGGAGCGGACTTTGCTACTTTTTTAGGAGCTGCTTGCGCAGGTTCCGCGGGCGCTAGAGGCTCTTTGGGTTCAAAAAGTGCGTCCAGCTGCTCGGGGGTCACGCGTTGCATCAGGTGTTGGTAGGGCTGGATGGCTGCTACGTCGTGCTGAACCAAGTGCCACTCTCGCAGGTTGGCACCTGTAAACGTTTCTACAGCATTTGCCAAGTTTGGTAATACAGGTGCCAAGTAGCGTGTCAATACGGTGAAGCAGTTGATAAGCACAGAGCAGACTTGGTGCAGTGCTTGGTTATTCGCCGCATCTTTGGCCAAGTCCCATGGTTTGTTCTGGTCCACATAGGCATTCACCTTGTCGGCCAGTAGCATGATTTCCCGAGTGGCTTTGCTGTAATCGCGGTCTTCATAAAGGCGACCGATGTTGTCAGCTGCTTCGCGCAATTCATTTACAAGCGCAAAGCCTTGCGAGCCGAAGTCGCTCGTGAGCTTGCCGTCAAAGCGCTTGGTGATGAAGCCCGCAGCGCGCGACGCAATGTTCACGTACTTGCCAATCAGGTCGCTGTTCACCCGCGCCATGAAGTCGTCGGCGTTGAAGTCGATGTCTTCGTTGCGTGCCGACAGCTTGGCGGCAAGGTAATAGCGCAGCCACTCGGCGTTCATGCCCAGGCTCAGGTACTTGAGCGGGTCCAGACCGGTGCCGCGGCTTTTGCTCATCTTCTCGCCGTTGTTGACGGTCAAAAAGCCGTGCACAAACACATTGTTGGGTGTCTTGCGGCCGCTGAACTTCAGCATCGCGGGCCAGAACAGCGTGTGGAAGGTGACGATGTCTTTGCCGATGAAGTGGTACTGCTCGGTATCACTTGCTGCCATGTATTCGTCAAAGCTGCGGGTGTCGCCGTGCTTAGCCTTGGGACCGCCTTTGTCGAACCAGTTTTTGAGCGACGCCAGGTAGCCCACAGGCGCGTCCAGCCACACATAGAAGTATTTGCCCGGCGCATCAGGAATCTCGATACCGAAGTAAGGTGCGTCGCGGCTGATGTCCCAGTCGCCCAAGCCTTCGCTCTGGGTGCCGTCCGGGTTGGTGCGTACGGAGAACCACTCTTTGATCTTGTTGGCCACTTCGGGTTGAAGCTTGCCGTCTTGCGTCCAGTTCTCAAGAAACTCCACGCAGCGCGGGTCCGACAACTTGAAGAAGTAGTGCTCGGAGTTCTTGAGCTCAGGCTTTGCGCCGGACAAAGCAGAGTAAGGATTGATCAGGTCCGTGGGCGCGTAGACCGAGCCGCAGACCTCACAGTTGTCGCCGTACTGGTCCTTGGCGTGGCACTTGGGGCACTCGCCTTTGATGTAGCGGTCCGGCAAGAACATGTTCTTCTCGGGATCGAAGAACTGTTCGATGGTGCGCACTTCGATCAGGCTGCCATCGGCGCGGTCACGCAGGTCGCGGTAAATCTGGCGGGCCAGCTCGGTGTTTTCGGGCGAGTGGGTGCTGTGCCAGTTGTCAAAACTGATGTGAAAGCCATCCAGGTACTGCTTGCGCCCGGCGGCGATGTTGGCCACGAATTGCTCGGGCGTCACGCCGGCTTTCTCAGCCGCAATCATGATGGGCGCGCCGTGCGTGTCGTCCGCGCCTACGAAGTTCACCGCGTTGCCCTGCATGCGCTGGAACCGCACCCAGATGTCGGCCTGGATGTACTCCATGATGTGGCCGATATGGAAGTTGCCGTTGGCGTAGGGGAGGGCGGTGGTAACAAAGAGTTGGCGAGGCATGGGGAATCGACTTTCACAGAGGAACCGGTGATTTTAGTCGGGGCGGGGATTGCCGTTGTGTAGGCCAGCTTTGTGGTGGGATCAGTCGGGCTGGGCGTTTTGCTACGTAGGTGCCGGAGCGGGGCGGCTGCCTGTTTTGCTCCGTGTCCCCCGCGCTGCGCGCTCCTCCTTGACCTGCGCAAAACAGGCAGCCGCCCCACTCCTTAAGTGCTGTGACTTGCAAATATACATAGTTCACCTCGCCTCGCCTTACTTCGCAGCAGCAGGTTGGGGGTGCGTGCCGCAGCGAGGTCAAGGAGGAGCCCGCTGGAGCGGGCGGGGGACACGAGCGGAGGTACGTACCCCCAGCCTGCTGTGAGTCCAGCAAAGACTAAGCGCTAGAAAGGAAGCTCAGTCCTTAAACACAGGCGCCCGCTTCTGCATGTTCGCCGTCATCGCCTCGGTCAGGTCCTGGCTCATCAGCATGGCGGCGTTCCAGGTGGCGATGTAGTTCAGGCTGTCGGCCACGCTGTGGTCGCGGGCGTAGGTGATCATTTCTTTGGTGCCGCGGATCGACAGAGGCGACTTGGCGGCGATAGTGGCTGCAATCTCCTGCACTCCGGCATACAGCGCCTCGCGGCTTTCAAACACGCGGTTCACCAGGCCGATGCTCTTGGCTTCTTCGGCTTCCATCTTTCGGCCGGTGTAAGCCAGCTCGCGGGTGATGCCATCGCCCACTAGCTTCGGTAAACGCTGCAAGGCGCCCACGTCGGCGGTCATGCCGATGTCGATCTCTTTGATGGTAAAGAACGCATCGGCGCTGGCGTAGCGCATGTCCGCGCAGGTGACCAAGTCGATGCCACCCCCGATGCAGCCACCATGGATGGCAGCCAGCACCGGCTTGCGGCAACGCTCCAGGCTGGTCAGCGTGTCTTGCATGTCCAGAATCATGCGGCGCAGGCTCTCGCGCATGCGGCCGTCGCAGTCGTTGGCGATCTGCGGGCCGATGCCCATCATCATTTGCAGGTCGATGCCCGCGCAGAACAACTTGCCTTCGCCTTGCAGCACCGCCACACGCGCCTCTGGCGTGCGGTCCACCCACTCAAAGGCTTGCCGGATCTCTTGCCACATGGTGGCGTTCATGGCGTTGGCTTTGTCGGGGCGGTTCAGGCGGATGGTGGCAATGTGCGCGTCCAGCGTGACCTTCAGGGTTTCAAACTCCATGTGTGTCTCCTTTTATGTGCCAAATAGACCGCTAGCGCAGGTGGAATCTGCGCGAGCAGCTATTATTTTTATAGTGTTGATGAATCCAGCCTTCAGGTCTTGGCCGGTTTCATCATGGCCATGTAGGGCGCCAGGCGCTTGCCCATCTCGTCGCCCAGCGCTTGCAGGCCGCTCATGGGGCGCACCATCACCTCAAAGTCGGTGATCTTGCCCTCGGCGTCGAACTGCACCATGTCGATGCCCTTGAGTTCTTTGCCATTGACTTTGGCGCTGAACTCCAGCACCAGGCTCAGGCCGTCGGCGCTGGCCAGTTCGCGGTGGTACTTGAAGTCTTCAAACACCTGCACCACGTTGGTCAAGATGACTTGCACGGCTTGCGCGCTGGGGTAGGGCGTGTGCGCCATGGGCGAGCGGAACACGGCCTTGCGGTGCAGGATGGTGGGCAGCTCGGCGAGGTTGTTCTCGGCAATCATCTGGTGCCACAGCTTGAGGCTGGCGGCCACCGGTGCCGGCAGGGTCTGCGCCAGCGTGGGTGCGGCGCCTGCTTCAGCCACTTGCGCGGGCACAGCGCCAAAGGCCAGGGCCAGCTCGGTGCCCTGCTTGATGGCGCGCTTGGCATCCAGCTCGGCAGCCACATCGGCGCCGCCAATCAGGTGCACATTCACGCCTGCGGCTTGCAGCTCAGCCTGAAGTGCGCGCTGCGGGTCCTGGCCCGCGCAGACCACCACGTTGTCCACCGGCAGCACCATGTCCTTGTCGCCCACGGTGATGTGCAGGCCGGCATCGTCCACCTTGCGGTAGGTCACGCCGTTGATCATTTCCACTTCGCGGTTCTTGAGCGAGGTGCGGTGAATCCAGCCTGTGGTCTTGCCCAGGCCGTCGCCCACTTTGCTGGTCTTACGCTGCAGCAGGTAGACCTTGCGCGGTGTCTTCTCAATGTGCGCTGGCTTCAAGCCACCAGCGCTGGCATAAGTGGTGTCTACGCCCCACTCAGCGAAGAATTTGGCTTGGTCCAGGCTGGGGCTGGTGCCTTCGTGCAGCAAGAACTCGGCGGTATCGAAGCCGATGCCGCCTGCGCCAATCAGTGCCACAGTTTTGCCGACGGGCTTTTTGTCGCGCAGCACGTCCAGGTAGCCCAGCACTTTGGGGTGCTGGATGCCTTCAATCTCCGGCATGCGCGGTGTTACGCCGGTGGCCAGCACCACGTGCTTGAAGCCGGCGGCTGTCAGGTCTTGTGCGCTGACTTTTTGATTCAGCTGCAGCTTCACGCCGGTCAGCTCAATCTGCTTGCCGAAGTAACGCAGGGTTTCGTAGAACTCTTCTTTGCCGGGCACTTGCTTGGCCACGTTGAACTGGCCACCGATTTCGCTGGCTGCATCAAACAGCGTCACCTCAAAGCCGCGCTTGGCCGCTTCGGTCGAAAAGGCCAAACCTGCAGGGCCTGCGCCCACCACGGCAATGCGTTCTTTGCTGGGGGCGGGGCTATCCACCATCAGGGTTTCGTGGCAGGCGCGCGGGTTCACCAGGCAGCTGGTGATCTTGCCGCCAAAGGTGTGGTCCAGGCAGGCCTGGTTGCAGCCGATGCAGGTGTTGATCTGGTCGGCTTTGCCCTCGGCCGCCTTTTGCACAAACAGCGGGTCAGCCAGGAAGGGGCGGGCCATGCTCACCATATCGGCCTGGCCGCCGCTGAGAATTTGCTCGGCCACTTCAGGCGTGTTGATGCGGTTGGTGGCAATCAGCGGAATCTTCACCTTGCCTTTGAGCTGCTCGGTGACCCAGGCAAACGCGGCGCGTGGCACTTTGGTGGCGATGGTGGGAATGCGGGCTTCGTGCCAGCCAATGCCGGTGTTCAGGATGGTGACGCCAGCGGCTTCCAAAGCCTGGGCGAGCTGCACCACTTCTTCTTTGGTTGAGCCGCCTTCCACCAAGTCCAGCATGGAGAGGCGGAAGATGATGATGAAGTTGGCGCCCACCCGTGCGCGCGTCTTGCGCACGATTTCCAGCGGGAAGCGGATGCGGTTTTCATAGCTGCCACCCCACTCGTCGTCGCGCTGGTTGGTTTGCTTGGCAATGAATTCGTTGATCAGGTAGCCCTCAGAACCCATGATCTCCACGCCGTCGTAGCCCGCGCTTTGGGCCAGGGCCGCAGCGTTGGCGTAATCCTCGATGGTCTGGCTCACTTCTTCAGTGGTCAGCGCATGGGGGCGAAAGGGGCTGATGGGCGCCTTCAGGGCGCTGGGTGCCACCAGCTCAGGGTGGTATGCATAGCGGCCAAAGTGCAGGATCTGCATGCAAATCTTGCCGCCCGCGGCATGTACGGCGTCGGTTACTACCTTGTGCTTGTCGGCTTCCTTTTGCGTGGTCATGGCCGCGCCGCCGGGCATGGGGCGGGCGCGGTCGTTGGGCGCAATGCCGCCGGTCACGATCAGGCCTACACCGCCCTTGGCGCGCTCTGCGTAAAAGGCGGCCATGCGGGTAAAGCCGTCTTTGGCTTCTTCCAGGCCCACGTGCATGGAGCCCATGAGCACCCGGTTTTTCAGGATGGTAAAGCCCAAATCCAGAGGGGCGAGCATGTGGGGGTAGGTGAGCGTAGCAGTCATGGGTGTCTCCTGTTATGTGTTCGGGTGGCCGGC
This window encodes:
- a CDS encoding crotonase/enoyl-CoA hydratase family protein, translated to MEFETLKVTLDAHIATIRLNRPDKANAMNATMWQEIRQAFEWVDRTPEARVAVLQGEGKLFCAGIDLQMMMGIGPQIANDCDGRMRESLRRMILDMQDTLTSLERCRKPVLAAIHGGCIGGGIDLVTCADMRYASADAFFTIKEIDIGMTADVGALQRLPKLVGDGITRELAYTGRKMEAEEAKSIGLVNRVFESREALYAGVQEIAATIAAKSPLSIRGTKEMITYARDHSVADSLNYIATWNAAMLMSQDLTEAMTANMQKRAPVFKD
- a CDS encoding YoaK family protein; translation: MIPLIRGWTDVQRTPQANTRLGVTLAAVAGAANAGGFLAVNQYTSHMTGVVSGIADALVLGHTGTALVGLAMLLAFVTGAMCTALLVNWGMRHHLHSAYGLPLLLEAALLLVFGLFGGAIAVAAHLFVPLTVVLLCFIMGLQNAVITKISRAEIRTTHITGLVTDMGIELGKLLYINPAPSEHPVRANRDKLRLQGKLIGAFALGALAGALGFKHVGYIATLPLALALLALVIKPLWKDLHPSAYPAA
- a CDS encoding LysR family transcriptional regulator, with the translated sequence MARINFDLQQLQAFVAVAERGSFRAAADEIHLSSPALSRRIERLESILGAKLFNRTTRDVKLTPLGRTFLERARAALDDLEAAMLGISDIAGSRIGRVTVACVPSAALHFLPSVVSSFSDKFPKIRIRLMDEAAGQVVASVLAGECDFGIAFMGNQVPGVDFLPIHDDEFVLAMPRGHAMAKRRSVAWADLTDEKLIAVARSSGNRQLLDDALARAGCNPSYRFEVSHIATLLGMVEAGLGMAAVPRLALPANHPTLVGVSLRQPAVSRQLGLTTLHGATLSAPSQVFYEHLRTALQAKKKLKARA
- the metG gene encoding methionine--tRNA ligase; this translates as MPRQLFVTTALPYANGNFHIGHIMEYIQADIWVRFQRMQGNAVNFVGADDTHGAPIMIAAEKAGVTPEQFVANIAAGRKQYLDGFHISFDNWHSTHSPENTELARQIYRDLRDRADGSLIEVRTIEQFFDPEKNMFLPDRYIKGECPKCHAKDQYGDNCEVCGSVYAPTDLINPYSALSGAKPELKNSEHYFFKLSDPRCVEFLENWTQDGKLQPEVANKIKEWFSVRTNPDGTQSEGLGDWDISRDAPYFGIEIPDAPGKYFYVWLDAPVGYLASLKNWFDKGGPKAKHGDTRSFDEYMAASDTEQYHFIGKDIVTFHTLFWPAMLKFSGRKTPNNVFVHGFLTVNNGEKMSKSRGTGLDPLKYLSLGMNAEWLRYYLAAKLSARNEDIDFNADDFMARVNSDLIGKYVNIASRAAGFITKRFDGKLTSDFGSQGFALVNELREAADNIGRLYEDRDYSKATREIMLLADKVNAYVDQNKPWDLAKDAANNQALHQVCSVLINCFTVLTRYLAPVLPNLANAVETFTGANLREWHLVQHDVAAIQPYQHLMQRVTPEQLDALFEPKEPLAPAEPAQAAPKKVAKSAPAAVPADPNAPGGEALAPTISIDDFAKIDLRIAKIVNCEAVEGSTKLLRLTLDVGEKNAEGQPTTRNVFSGIASMYQPEELVGQLTVLVANLAPRKMKFGMSEGMVMAASHADEGANPGIYILNPWPGAQPGMRIH
- the nadB gene encoding L-aspartate oxidase, translating into MTSTTKTSAPLHFDVLIVGSGLAGLSAALLLSQQHRVAILTKRAVREGSSGWAQGGIAAVWDKDDSFAAHVDDTLIAGAGLCDLKATQFVVENAPQSIAWLQKLGVPFSEEAGHAGQLHLTREGGHSARRIVHVTDATGAAVQQTLIEKVKASANVTLFEHHTLVDLITTTKLGQAGPNRCVGLYALDDDTDEVLTFQAPHTILATGGAGKVYLYTTNPDTATGDGIAAAWRAGCQVQNMEFIQFHPTCLFHPHAKSFLITEAVRGEGGRLLLPTGERFMPKHDPRAELAPRDVVARAIDFEMKKGGFDCVYLDISHQPLSFIQEHFPNIYARCLELGIDMSKQPIPVVPAAHYTCGGVVTDLDARTDVQGLYAVGETACTGLHGANRLASNSLVECMVFARAATALIASELANGSSEAPRLLPAWDDSRVTDADESVVISHNWDELRRFMWDYVGIVRTNKRLERAAHRIALLQGEIAEFYAHFHVTRDLLELRNLVQVADLIVKSAQARHESRGLHFSRDYPGMLDVAVPTTLAP
- a CDS encoding SulP family inorganic anion transporter: MAAPRFFHPRLMDALQGYNRQRLAGDIGAGLTVGVVALPLAMAFAIASGLKPEAGLFTAIIAGFLISALGGSRVQIGGPAGAFIVIVYGIVERYGYANLVIATAMSGVMLFAFGFFRLGTLVRFIPIAVVIGFTNGIAVLIALSQVKDFLGLNTGPMPGSFFGILHTLSASLSTINLQATALALASLAVIVAWQFGLTRLAKANAWAAKLALVPGAVVALIGATLVVGLAGLPVETIGSRFGGVPSALPGFALPDFSWETVRFLFIPATTLAMLGAIESLLCARVADGMIGDRHDPNQELMAQGIANLVTPFFGGMPATGTIARTVTNIKSGASSPVAGMVHALTLMLVVLVAAPLAKNIPLAAMAAILMFVAWNMGEWREFVHLRQYRLPYRATLLAVFFLTVVFDLTVAVEVGLVAACLTFIYRISSLSRCEQLSAQDYPPLVGLERDVAAHRLHGAIFFGAVKLIENLEDHLPTRVLVLDFKNVLYIDSSGADTVLDLVHTCHKRGVRLIACGLAFQPQDILLRCGVTEALGPANLNPTLAQALELAVHDAQAARCPPHPDFSRPY